From Cellulosimicrobium cellulans, the proteins below share one genomic window:
- a CDS encoding GuaB1 family IMP dehydrogenase-related protein — protein MRFLPGQTPATDLTYGDVFLVPSRSEVASRFDVDLSSADGTGTTIPVVVANMTAVAGRRMAETVSRRGGVAIIPQDVPTDVVADVVADVKSKDPVIETPVVVGPHDTVHTALTLIGKRSHGAAVVVDDGRPVGVVTEADCADVDRFTQVHQVMTTDPLVLDASVLDGGRSGLEAAYDQLHTARLKVAPVTRDGALVGVLTRKGALRSSVYAPALDAAGRLRVGAAVGINGDVAAKAKELLAAGVDVLVVDTAHGHQAKMLQALDAVRSVGPDVPVVAGNVVTADGVRDLVAAGADIVKVGVGPGAMCTTRMMTAVGRPQFSAVLECAAAARELGKHVWADGGVRHPRDVALALAAGASQVMIGSWFAGTYESPGDLHDDGTGRLYKESFGMASARAVAARTAGGSPFDRARKALYEEGISSGRMFLDPQRPGVEDLLDQITSGLRSSATYAGASSLAEFADRAVVGIQSAAGYEEGRPLPVSW, from the coding sequence ATGCGCTTCCTGCCCGGACAGACCCCTGCGACCGACCTCACGTACGGCGACGTCTTCCTCGTGCCGTCGCGTTCCGAGGTCGCCTCGCGCTTCGACGTCGACCTCTCCTCCGCGGACGGGACGGGGACCACGATCCCCGTCGTCGTCGCGAACATGACCGCCGTCGCGGGCCGCCGCATGGCGGAGACGGTCTCGCGCCGCGGCGGCGTCGCGATCATCCCGCAGGACGTGCCGACCGACGTCGTCGCCGACGTGGTCGCCGACGTGAAGTCCAAGGACCCCGTCATCGAGACGCCCGTGGTCGTCGGCCCGCACGACACGGTCCACACGGCTCTCACCCTCATCGGCAAGCGCTCGCACGGCGCCGCGGTGGTCGTGGACGACGGGCGGCCCGTGGGCGTGGTCACGGAGGCCGACTGCGCCGACGTCGACCGCTTCACCCAGGTCCACCAGGTCATGACGACCGACCCCCTGGTGCTCGACGCGTCCGTCCTCGACGGCGGCCGCTCCGGGCTCGAGGCGGCCTACGACCAGCTCCACACCGCGCGCCTCAAGGTCGCGCCCGTGACGCGCGACGGGGCCCTCGTCGGCGTCCTCACGCGCAAGGGCGCGCTGCGCTCGTCCGTCTACGCGCCCGCGCTCGACGCAGCGGGCCGCCTGCGTGTCGGCGCCGCGGTCGGGATCAACGGCGACGTCGCCGCCAAGGCCAAGGAGCTCCTGGCGGCCGGCGTCGACGTGCTCGTCGTCGACACGGCGCACGGCCACCAGGCCAAGATGCTCCAGGCGCTCGACGCCGTCCGCTCGGTCGGCCCCGACGTCCCCGTGGTCGCGGGCAACGTCGTGACCGCAGACGGTGTGCGCGACCTCGTCGCCGCGGGCGCCGACATCGTCAAGGTGGGCGTCGGCCCGGGCGCGATGTGCACGACCCGCATGATGACGGCCGTCGGGCGACCGCAGTTCTCCGCCGTCCTCGAGTGCGCCGCCGCGGCGCGCGAGCTCGGCAAGCACGTCTGGGCCGACGGCGGCGTGCGCCACCCCCGCGACGTCGCCCTCGCGCTCGCCGCGGGCGCCTCCCAGGTGATGATCGGCTCGTGGTTCGCGGGCACGTACGAGTCGCCCGGCGACCTGCACGACGACGGCACCGGCCGGCTCTACAAGGAGAGCTTCGGCATGGCGTCGGCGCGGGCCGTGGCCGCGCGCACCGCGGGCGGCTCGCCGTTCGACCGCGCGCGCAAGGCGCTCTACGAGGAGGGCATCAGCTCGGGGCGTATGTTCCTCGACCCGCAGCGCCCGGGCGTCGAGGACCTCCTCGACCAGATCACGTCGGGGCTGCGCAGCTCCGCGACCTACGCGGGCGCGTCGAGCCTCGCGGAGTTCGCCGACCGCGCCGTCGTCGGGATCCAGTCCGCCGCGGGCTACGAGGAGGGCCGCCCGCTCCCGGTGAGCTGGTGA
- the dxs gene encoding 1-deoxy-D-xylulose-5-phosphate synthase: MSLLGTITSPEDVQRLTLEQARELAGEIRAFLVDSVSRTGGHLGPNLGVVELTIAMHRVFSSPTDTFVFDTGHQSYVHKLLTGRQDFSALRKQGGLSGYPSRAESDHDVVENSHASTALSWGDGIAKANVVRGLTDRHVVAVIGDGALTGGMAWEALNNIAESQDRRLVVVVNDNGRSYSPTIGGLAHHLSTLRTTHGYESFLQWGKRTLNRSGAPGRFAYEWLHGLKKGLKDVVAPQGMFEDLGIKYVGPVDGHDVEAMEHALRRAKAYGAPVIVHTITEKGRGYTPAEQDVADRFHAVGKIHPETGLPVAPSRFGWTSVFADEIVQIGRRRSDVVAITAAMLEPVGLKPFAQAFPERTFDVGIAEQHAATSAAGMAFAGLHPVVAVYATFLNRAFDQVLMDVALHKAGVTFVLDRAGITGDDGASHNGMWDMAMLRIVPGLRLAAPRDEETLRTALREAVDVDDAPTVVRYPKGALGDPLPAVDAVDGVDLLAVPGEAPTTVPQGAAPRARVLLVGPGSMARVALDAAESLTAHGVDVTVASPTWVLPMPSALVKLAGEHDLVVSVEDGVADGGVGALLAQRSLEGGVRTPVHALGLPAQFLDHATRDQVASAYRLTSADVARDVLDALAELARG; encoded by the coding sequence ATGAGCCTGCTTGGCACGATCACCTCGCCCGAGGACGTGCAACGGCTGACCCTCGAGCAGGCGCGGGAGCTCGCCGGCGAGATCCGTGCGTTCCTCGTCGACTCGGTCTCGCGCACCGGCGGGCACCTCGGTCCGAACCTCGGGGTCGTCGAGCTCACGATCGCGATGCACCGCGTGTTCTCGTCGCCGACCGACACGTTCGTGTTCGACACGGGCCACCAGTCCTACGTGCACAAGCTCCTCACGGGTCGCCAGGACTTCTCGGCGCTGCGCAAGCAGGGCGGCCTGTCCGGCTACCCGTCGCGCGCCGAGTCCGACCACGACGTCGTCGAGAACTCGCACGCGTCGACCGCGCTCTCCTGGGGCGACGGCATCGCGAAGGCGAACGTCGTGCGCGGCCTCACCGACCGGCACGTCGTCGCGGTCATCGGCGACGGCGCCCTCACGGGCGGCATGGCCTGGGAGGCGCTGAACAACATCGCCGAGAGCCAGGACCGGCGCCTCGTCGTCGTCGTCAACGACAACGGCCGCTCCTACTCGCCGACCATCGGCGGGCTCGCGCACCACCTGTCGACGCTGCGCACCACGCACGGCTACGAGAGCTTCCTGCAGTGGGGCAAGCGCACGCTCAACCGGTCCGGCGCGCCGGGTCGTTTCGCCTACGAGTGGCTGCACGGCCTGAAGAAGGGCCTCAAGGACGTCGTCGCCCCGCAGGGGATGTTCGAGGACCTCGGCATCAAGTACGTCGGCCCGGTCGACGGGCACGACGTCGAGGCCATGGAGCACGCGCTGCGCCGGGCCAAGGCGTACGGCGCGCCCGTGATCGTGCACACGATCACCGAGAAGGGTCGCGGGTACACGCCCGCAGAGCAGGACGTCGCCGACCGCTTCCACGCCGTCGGGAAGATCCACCCCGAGACCGGTCTGCCGGTCGCGCCGTCGCGCTTCGGCTGGACGAGCGTCTTCGCGGACGAGATCGTGCAGATCGGGCGGCGCCGGTCCGACGTCGTCGCGATCACCGCGGCGATGCTCGAGCCCGTAGGGCTCAAGCCGTTCGCGCAGGCGTTCCCCGAGCGCACGTTCGACGTCGGGATCGCCGAGCAGCACGCGGCCACCTCCGCCGCGGGCATGGCGTTCGCGGGCCTGCACCCCGTCGTCGCCGTCTACGCGACGTTCCTCAACCGCGCGTTCGACCAGGTCCTCATGGACGTCGCCCTGCACAAGGCCGGCGTGACGTTCGTGCTCGACCGCGCCGGCATCACGGGCGACGACGGCGCGAGCCACAACGGCATGTGGGACATGGCGATGCTGCGCATCGTGCCCGGCCTGCGGCTCGCCGCGCCGCGCGACGAGGAGACGCTGCGGACGGCGCTGCGCGAGGCCGTGGACGTCGACGACGCACCGACGGTCGTGCGCTACCCCAAGGGGGCGCTCGGGGACCCGTTGCCCGCCGTCGACGCCGTGGACGGCGTGGACCTGCTCGCCGTGCCGGGCGAGGCGCCGACGACCGTCCCGCAGGGCGCGGCGCCGCGCGCCCGGGTCCTGCTCGTCGGCCCCGGGTCCATGGCACGCGTCGCGCTCGACGCGGCGGAGTCGCTCACGGCCCACGGCGTCGACGTGACCGTCGCGTCCCCGACGTGGGTCCTGCCGATGCCGAGCGCGCTCGTCAAGCTCGCGGGCGAGCACGACCTCGTCGTGAGCGTCGAGGACGGCGTCGCCGACGGCGGCGTGGGCGCGCTCCTCGCGCAGCGCTCGCTCGAGGGCGGCGTCCGCACGCCGGTGCACGCCCTCGGGTTGCCCGCGCAGTTCCTCGACCACGCGACCCGGGACCAGGTGGCCTCGGCGTACCGGCTCACGTCGGCCGACGTCGCGCGCGACGTGCTGGACGCGCTCGCGGAGCTCGCCCGCGGCTGA
- a CDS encoding HAD family hydrolase, whose translation MIWLLDLDNTLVGRDDAFAAWAADAVARAGRDASDLAAIVAADQGGFAVKTEVARVIVDRLGWDEDLPAAVDRFRAGILDHVRAYDGVLDLLDALRADGDVVVVVTNGTSAQQRGKLARCGVGAHVDAVVVSGEEGVDKPDPRLLEIALERVGATDVDRAEVWMVGDAAHADVAAGRAAGTRTGWVSHGRAWADGPRPDVLGPTVHDVVARARETALTAP comes from the coding sequence GTGATCTGGCTCCTCGACCTCGACAACACGCTCGTCGGCCGCGACGACGCGTTCGCCGCCTGGGCGGCCGACGCCGTCGCGCGCGCCGGGCGTGACGCCTCCGACCTCGCCGCGATCGTCGCCGCCGACCAGGGCGGGTTCGCGGTGAAGACGGAGGTGGCACGCGTCATCGTCGACCGCCTCGGCTGGGACGAGGACCTGCCCGCCGCGGTCGACCGCTTCCGCGCCGGCATCCTCGACCACGTCCGCGCGTACGACGGCGTGCTCGACCTGCTCGACGCGCTGCGCGCCGACGGCGACGTGGTCGTCGTGGTGACGAACGGGACGTCCGCGCAGCAGCGCGGCAAGCTCGCCCGCTGCGGGGTCGGGGCGCACGTCGACGCCGTCGTCGTGTCCGGCGAGGAGGGCGTCGACAAGCCGGACCCGCGGCTCCTCGAGATCGCGCTGGAGCGCGTCGGCGCGACCGACGTGGACCGTGCCGAGGTCTGGATGGTCGGGGACGCGGCGCACGCCGACGTCGCCGCGGGCCGGGCCGCCGGCACTCGCACCGGCTGGGTCTCCCACGGGCGCGCGTGGGCGGACGGTCCGCGGCCGGACGTCCTGGGACCGACCGTGCACGACGTCGTCGCCCGCGCCCGCGAGACGGCCCTCACCGCGCCGTAG
- a CDS encoding DUF1801 domain-containing protein codes for MVENKTRATEADVHEFVASVGDAVRRRDAERLVAIMERVTGEPARMWGPSIVGFGTYHYRYASGREGDMAAAGFSPRKAATTVYVMDGVDVHAALLEHLGPHTVGKGCVHVKDLDAVDLGVLEEIVRRSYATLTEDPEFGRRLSGSPGQDSST; via the coding sequence GTGGTGGAGAACAAGACCCGGGCGACCGAAGCGGACGTCCACGAGTTCGTCGCGAGCGTGGGGGACGCGGTCCGGCGACGGGACGCCGAGCGGCTCGTGGCGATCATGGAGCGGGTGACGGGCGAGCCGGCCCGGATGTGGGGGCCGTCGATCGTCGGGTTCGGCACCTACCACTACCGGTACGCGAGCGGTCGCGAGGGCGACATGGCGGCGGCGGGATTCTCACCGCGCAAGGCGGCGACGACCGTGTACGTCATGGACGGGGTCGACGTCCACGCCGCACTGCTGGAGCACCTCGGACCGCACACGGTCGGCAAGGGCTGTGTCCACGTCAAGGACCTCGACGCCGTCGACCTCGGCGTGCTCGAGGAGATCGTGCGCCGCTCGTACGCGACCCTCACGGAGGACCCCGAGTTCGGCCGGCGTCTCTCCGGTTCGCCGGGGCAGGACTCCTCCACCTGA
- a CDS encoding NUDIX hydrolase, with product MTTDPAAQRGPAREQLAALARDGGAWPEPWRHAVGSLRDDARGAAVLLLFGALDRVPAAHAAASVPRDLDVLLLARAATLGHHPGQVAFPGGRLEPEDGGPVGAALREAEEETGLEPDGVDVLGTLGELPVPVSNHLVTPVLAWWSRPTPVRAVDAAESAHVFRVPVADLLDPARRRTVTVRRDRRVHKSPGFLVEADGREHLVWGFTGGILDALFDRLGWTEPWDRTRTLDAPL from the coding sequence GTGACCACGGACCCGGCGGCCCAGCGCGGGCCCGCGCGCGAGCAGCTCGCCGCGCTCGCGCGTGACGGCGGCGCCTGGCCCGAGCCGTGGCGGCACGCGGTCGGCTCCCTGCGCGACGACGCCCGCGGGGCCGCCGTGCTCCTGCTGTTCGGCGCGCTCGACCGTGTCCCCGCCGCGCACGCGGCCGCCTCGGTGCCGCGCGACCTCGACGTGCTCCTCCTCGCGCGTGCCGCGACGCTCGGCCACCACCCCGGCCAGGTCGCCTTCCCCGGAGGGCGGCTCGAGCCCGAGGACGGTGGGCCGGTCGGTGCCGCGCTGCGCGAGGCCGAGGAGGAGACGGGGCTCGAGCCCGACGGCGTCGACGTGCTCGGCACGCTCGGCGAGCTGCCCGTGCCGGTGAGCAACCACCTCGTGACGCCGGTCCTCGCGTGGTGGTCGCGCCCGACGCCCGTCCGCGCGGTCGACGCCGCCGAGTCCGCGCACGTCTTCCGCGTCCCCGTCGCCGACCTCCTCGATCCCGCACGACGTCGCACGGTGACGGTCCGGCGCGACCGCCGGGTGCACAAGAGCCCCGGGTTCCTCGTCGAGGCGGACGGGCGCGAGCACCTCGTCTGGGGGTTCACCGGGGGCATCCTCGACGCGCTCTTCGACCGGCTCGGCTGGACGGAGCCGTGGGACCGGACCCGGACGCTCGACGCCCCGCTCTGA